The Raphanus sativus cultivar WK10039 unplaced genomic scaffold, ASM80110v3 Scaffold2107, whole genome shotgun sequence genome has a segment encoding these proteins:
- the LOC130505220 gene encoding uncharacterized protein LOC130505220 produces the protein MAIWWRGLRSAADAANLPASSIGRSIRRLHQYETIQAIPREATGRRVSARDRTIGRIPAVVFTQSLLETDASKRDGVSRKQLLTADRKQIKSIVDSVGLPFFCSTTFKLQVRAGQGSSSLVESGRVLPLDFHRDEESGKILNLVFVWANDGEQLKVDVPLVFKGLDDCPGLKKGGNLRSMRSTLKLLGPAEHIPSKIEVDVSKLDIEDKVLMQEVEFHPSLKLLSKNETLPVCKIVATSPVKEPEAVQA, from the exons ATGGCGATATGGTGGCGTGGACTGAGATCCGCGGCGGATGCAGCCAATCTACCGGCGTCTTCAATCGGTCGATCGATTCGGCGTTTACATCAGTACGAGACGATTCAGGCGATACCACGCGAGGCTACGGGGCGAAGAGTATCGGCTCGAGATCGGACGATTGGCCGGATCCCCGCCGTGGTTTTCACTCAATCGCTTCTTGAGACTGACGCTTCGAAGCGGGACGGCGTTTCGAGGAAGCAGCTATTGACTGCTGATAGGAAGCAGATCAAGTCTATCGTTGACTCAGTGGGTCTCCCGTTCTTCTGTTCGACCACGTTCAAGCTTCAGGTCAGAGCGGGCCAAGGTTCTTCGTCGCTGGTTGAGTCGGGTCGTGTACTTCCCT TAGATTTTCATAGAGATGAAGAAAGTGGGAAGATACTTAATTTAGTCTTCGTGTGGGCTAATGATGGAGAGCAGCTGAAGGTTGATGTTCCTCTCGTTTTCAAAGGATTAGATGATTGTCCAGGTCTCAAGAAAG GTGGCAATCTACGGTCAATGCGAAGCACTCTGAAGCTTCTAGGCCCAGCGGAGCACATTCCATCGAAAATCGAAGTAGACGTGAGCAAACTCGACATAGAGGACAAAGTCTTGATGCAAGAAGTTGAATTCCATCCATCGTTGAAGCTGTTGAGCAAGAACGAGACCTTGCCTGTGTGTAAGATTGTTGCTACAAGTCCGGTCAAAGAACCAGAAGCTGTTCAAGCATAG